CGGGCGTTCCAGCGCTACGGGCTTGCGGTCAAACCGCTGCCATGAGCTTCAGCCCTTGAGCGCGCGGCGCAGGGTCGTAACGCTAACGCCGAAATGCGCCGCTATCACTTTGCGGGAATGCTTGCCCGATGCGATAAGCGCTCTGGCCTGATCGCATTGCAGGGGGTTGAGCTTGAACGGACGCCCTACATGTTTGCCGCGCCGTCGTGCCGAATCCATGCCCGCTCGGGTGCGCTCTGAAATCAGTTCCCGCTCAAACTCGGCCAGCGCCGCCAGCATGTGAAAGTAAAACCGCCCGCCCGCGCAGGTGGTGTCTATCTGTTCCTGAAGCGAACGAAACCCCACGCCGCGCTTCCGCAAGCCGTTGATCGTCTCGACCAGATGCGGGAGCGAGCGACCCAAGCGGTCGAGTTTCCACACGACCAGCACATCGCCTTTAG
This sequence is a window from Oceanibaculum indicum P24. Protein-coding genes within it:
- a CDS encoding recombinase family protein — encoded protein: MIGMNIGYARVSTEDQNLDLQQHALQQAGCEVIFKDHGVSGALRDRPGLKKALRRATKGDVLVVWKLDRLGRSLPHLVETINGLRKRGVGFRSLQEQIDTTCAGGRFYFHMLAALAEFERELISERTRAGMDSARRRGKHVGRPFKLNPLQCDQARALIASGKHSRKVIAAHFGVSVTTLRRALKG